ATTTATCGTTCAATAAGCCCTTTTTCGGCGATTAAACATATCCACGAACAAGCGAAAAAGCGATCAACTGCCAACCATCAGACACCACGAAAAAGGCCAGTTTAAACGGCAGCGCTACAAGCGCTGGGGGCACCATCATCATGCCCATAGACATTAAAATTGCCGACACCACCAAATCGATAATTAAAAAGGGCAAAAAAAGCAGAAATCCAATCTGAAACGCGCGCGCGATTTCTGAGAGCATAAAGCTTGGAACCAAAACCGACAAAGCGGGCGGGCTCTGCGGCGCAACTTGTGTCTGCGCGCGCAAGGCTTGCATCGCCTGCAACGTCTCCCCATCTACACGCGCCATCATAAAAGCAGATAAGGGTTCCAAAGCTTTGCGAAAGCCCTCCGAAACTGATATTTCTTCTGCGATCATCGGCTCGACTCCCAAAACCCAAGAGGCCTGAAAAACAGGCTCCATAATGTAATAGGTCAAAAATAACGCCAAACTGATCAGAAGCATATTTGGCGGCGCTTGCTGGACTCCGATCGCCTGACGCAAAATTGACAATACCGTTAGAATAAAGGGAAAGCAGGTCACCATGATCAAAATTCCAGGCGCAATGCTTATCACGGTGATTAACAAAATGATTTGAACCGTTTGCAACCTCAAAGAGCCGGCAAGCGGCAGTTCAAAACCGCTCGTCTGTGCATGGGTCATCTGCGCAAGCAAAAGCGGCAGCACTCCGAACAAAACCCAGAACAGAAGCCTAAACCGCGCCAAAATCACCCTGCAGGCAAAGGGCTGGTCAGAATATCTGTTAAGCGCACCGCCAATTTTCCGATATCAGGGCCCTCGGAAATTTCTTCTAATTGGCCGCGCGCTATAATTCGATCTCCAACGTAAAGCTCAACGGCATCATCGATCTGGCTATCGAGGGTCAACACAGCGTTGGGCTTTAAATCTAACAGCTCTTTAATCGCAGGGCGCGCGCGTCCTACGCTCACAATGACCTCAATGGGAACGGATTGAAACGGGCTTGCAGAAAGCTTGCTGTCCAGATCAGGGTCAAGCTTTCTCATTGCGGATCACCCATATCCGAAACCGCTTGGAAGTTCTGAAACGCCTCAGAAATTTCGGTAAGATACCGTTTAAAATCCACTTCAATCTCGCTATTACCTATTTTCAGAAGCGCCCTTTCTGGGTTCAAACTAATATCGCCAACCAGCGTAATCTTGCTTTGAAATGCCTGACCCAATGCTGCCTCCATACGATCAAGCAGGGACGGGTTAACCGATATTGCAAGGCCCGCCGGAGCAGACGCCTCCACCATCGCATCAAGGCGTTCAATGACAAAAGGTAGAAAGCTTTGCTTTAAAAGCATCGGTAAAATCTGTTCGATCACCTGAGTCAAAACTGAAGATATCTCTTGCAGAACCGTTAGGCGCGCCGCGTCAAACGTAAAAAACAGGGTTGATAAATGCAATTTCAGACCTGCCGTCGCTTTTTCACTGCTTGCCGAATAAGCGGCAACGCAATCATCCCAACCTGCTTTATATCCCTGCTCATAAAGATCAAGCGAGGCCGCATCTTCCACCGCCTCAGCGCGGCCAGCGGCCGGTGAACATTCCGGTATCTGGCACTCAAATTCGTCTAATAAATGCGCAATGGTCATAAGGCCCGCTTCTCTCCTTGCAGCCAAGAATGCAGAACCTCCAAAATGTCTTCTTTACGCGCGCCCATGCCCTGGCTGAGCTGGCTGAGAGCGTCCTGCCCAGAGAGGGGCGGATCAGGTCGGGCAGGTTCCTCTGTTGGCGGTCGGTCCAGAAAACCTGGTTCGGGCGTCTCTTCAGCGGGCGTCGGCATCAACGCGGAGGCGGAAGTTTCAACCGCCAAACGCGGCGGCTGTGACGCCATCCGAGGCCGCGATGCTTTTAAAAGGGGACGGAAAATAAAATACAACATCACCGCAAGAACCATGCCCGTTGCAAGCAGCTTATAGCTGGCCTGCGAAGCAGGCGCAGCGCCTGAAACCGACGCTTGATTCGGTGCGTATGCGCCTGCGCGAGGATCAGAAAAATCCATTGCTTTTACGGTAATAAGATCGCCACGATCGGCTCGGAGCCCGATTGCAGAAGCAACCAGATCTTCAACATCTTGAACCAGCTCTGTGCCACCTGCGGGCGCCTCGAGCGCGCGTGTATTTAGCAAAACAGCAACCGAAAGATGTTTAATCATATCGGGCGAGATTAAGACCTCTCTGTTAATCTCAGACGTTTGGTAATTCACCGTTTCGGTATTTTCATTGTTTTCCCGCGTGACGCCATTGCCAGAATTGGCTGCAAAATCCGGCAGGTTCGAAGCTGCCCCAACGCGGTGCGACCCCGTATCTTGATCCGATTGAACGGTTTCTTGCGTTTGGCGGCTCACCTCTACCCTGCCATCCGGATCATAAATTCTCTCAACCAGCTTTTCGCGGCTGTGCAAGGTTTCAATGCTTACTTCCACAACCGCATTGCCCAAGCCAAACTGCGCCTCCAGCAACCGCTCAGCCTTTGCTTTAAGCTGCTGGGCGCGGGTCTCCGCATGAGTGGCTGCCGCATTTGGCGCGGGTGCATGCAAGATCCCCAAGCGATCATCGATCACCGCCACATCAGACAGCGCCAAACCTTCAACAGCTGAAGCAATCAAATATTTCAAAGCTTGCACATGCGCGGCGCTTAACCCATGCCCAGCGCTGCTGAGCGCCACCGACGCTTTTGGACGCGATTGGCGCGAAACACCGCGCCCCGCAGGGCGCGACAAATGCACCCGTGCTTGTTTAATCATTGGATTTGCGGCAATTGTACGCGCAAGCTCACCTTCTTTTGCCCGCCAATACGCCGCATCAAACATTTGGTAGCTTGTGCTAAAGCCTGATAAATCGTCGAGCAATTCGTAGCCTTGCGCATTGGGCTTGGGCAAACCCTGCGCCGCCAATCTTACGCGCAATAAATCGCGCGTGCCGCTGGCAACAAAAAGGGTATTTCCTTTGAGGTAATAGTCCGCGCCCTGCTCTTCTAAGGCCGCGATTACCTCACCCGTTGCGCGCGCTTCTAACCCTGAATACAGCATTTCAAATTTCGGTGTGGCCTTGAGCCCTGTCAGAATTGCGGCCAACAAAGCCAGCACAGCAACCCCAAGCCCAATACCAAAAACGACCCGTCGCTCGTGCAACAGCCCTAAAAAACCTTCTTTGAAACCATCCATCAAGCAATCCCCTATCGACGCGTCTTCAATTACTTTCCTACAAGTGCCGCATCAGCCTTAACATTCGGTTAGGATCGATTGGGTTATAAAGATGCATCACATTTAAGAGGATATCGACGTGCCAGGCCCATCAGCTGACCCTTCCAATGCGCATCGCTCGAGGCTGCGCATAACGGCTATACTCAGTTTATTACTGGCCTTAAGCTTTGGCATCGCTGCGTTCTTTCTTACCCAAGGCACGTTCCAGATACGCTCTGTCAGCATGGGCATTTTGGGGGCGCTTCACACATCAGGCAATAGTAGCGAGTCAGCGTTTATTGAGCTAGATCCGTTCAAAGTAAGCATCGGAGATGCCAGCACGGACCGACATTTGCTTTTTGCCGCACAATTGGATGTGCCGCGCGATAAGATGCGCCAAGTCATACATTTGAAGCCGCGGATTACCGACGTTTTGAATACCTATTTGCGCGCGCTCGATCTTGATGATGTTCGCCATCCAGCCGCGCTCACAAAATTGCGTGGCCAGATATTGCGCCGCGTTCAACTTATCGTTGGGGATGACAATATCAATGATCTTCTGATCATGAATTTTTTGATCAAGTGAGGCGCGTATGATCACCTATATTGCAGATTTGTTACTGATCTCAGGCGCTATGGCTGCTGGTATTTACTGCATTATCCTGTCGCGGCGCTTGGCGCAGCTGAACAATCTTGAACAGGGGGTTGGGGCAGCGGTGCAAGCCCTCTCGGGGCAGGTAGAGGATTTAAGCGCCACATTGGGGCAAGCCCGCGCAGCCGCAGCGCAATCAAACGGATCGCTTGAAGGATTAACGAAGCGCGCCGAAGAGGTTGCGCGATAATTAGAGCTGATGTTGGCCGCGTTGCATGATTTGCCCGCTTTGGCAAATGATCAAGAGGCGGCGCAATCCGCAGCGCCGGATATTGAATTCAAACACCGTCCAGAACATCGGACGGCCCTATGAGCGTGCACAGTCCTGCCCTACAAAACCGTCCGCTCTTCCTGATCGCCGGATTGTTGTTTTTATCGGCGCTCATGCGGTTTTCTCTACACGCGGATGACGCTTGGGCCTTCGCTCAACCATCACCAAAAGAGCAGCCAGAGGAGGTGCAGGAACGCGCCTTAAATTTTTGCGCGCAAAATGGCGAACCAGAGGCTCTTATCTTGGCGCTTGAGGAAAAGCGCCAAAGGCTCGCGCAACAAGAAGACGCGTTGCGCACACAGGAATTGGTACAAAAGATCAGCATAGCGCGGATAAAAGATCAACTTAAAGAGTTGGAAGCAGCCGAAACCGCGCTGTCAGACATGATCGCGCGCGCTGAATTGGCTGCAGAAAAAGACGTCTCACAGCTTATCGCTGTCTATTCTGCGATGAAGCCAAAACAAGCGGCGCTGTTATTTGAAGAAATGGACGCCACTTTTGCTTCGGGATTTTTGGGCCTGATGAAACCCCGCATAGCCGCCGATATTATGGCCGATTTAAGCCCCGAAAAAGCCTATGCGCTGAGCGTTCTGCTGGCTGGGCGCAACGCCAGCGTGCCCAGCCGCTAGTTTTAGGAGCATTACGATGCACGGAATTTTTGGAGTTTTTTTCATCTTTTTGATGGTTTTCGGCGGCTTTCTGATCGCCGGGGGCACGTTGGATATTATCCTGATCTCTTTGCCCGTTGAAATGATGATTATTTGCGGTGCGGCATTTGGCGCCTTCTTAATCAGCAATGATCGGGCAATTATTATTCAAACCTTTAAGGATTCCACAAAGATTTTTCGCGGCGCGAAATGGACCGATCAGGATTATCAAGATTTACTCTGCTTGTTGTTTGAAATCATTCGAATGTCGCGCCAAAATCCAATCGAAATCGATGATCATATTGATGCGCCTTATGATTCTAAAATTTTTACGCGCTATCCTAAAATTCTAGCGGATGCCGAGGCCACAAACCTCATTTGCGATACGCTTCGATCTGCAACAATGAATTATGATAACCCGCATCAGGTAGAAGAGCTGCTCGATAATCGAATGCAAACGCATCTTCAACAAGCGCTACAATCAAGCCGCGCATTGCAACAGGTTGCCGAGGGCTTGCCCGCGCTGGGAATCGTTGCCGCTGTTTTGGGCGTGATCAAAACGATGGGATCAATTGACCAACCGCCAGAAATCTTGGGCCGCATGATCGGCAGTGCCTTAGTGGGCACATTTCTCGGGGTTTTCCTATCCTATGGATTGGTTGGCCCATTTGCCACGAAATTAAAAGCGCTGATGCAGCAAGAGGCGCATTTCTATCAGCTCATCCGGCAGGTCTTAATCACCAATCTTCACAACCATTCCACCACAATCTGCATTGAGGTGGGGCGACAAAATACACCACAGATTTACCGACCCAGTTTTGCGGTTCTGGAAAACGCCTTGAAAGAATTAAAAGTGTCATTGGCATGAAGCTTTGCCTTTGGTTTTGTTTGGTTAATCTTCTTATCTTGCCCGCCCATAGCGCTGATCTGAAAATTCGCGCCGGCGAACATGCTGGTTTTTCGCGCATCGTACTCTATCCGCCCACGCATAATCCTTGGCGCTATAAAACGCAGCCAAACGGTTTTTCATTGCGCTTTGAAACCCCCATCTCTGCGCTGGATACGCGCAAAACATTCGAGCGTCTGCACAGCGATCGCGTGGCAGGTATTGAATTGAGAAACAACAATCAAACACTGTTTATTCGATATGGATGCCCCTGCCGAACCAAGCATTTTAAAACGCCTGCGGGACTTTTGGTTTTTGATATTTCGCGGAAACCGCGCGCGCCCACTCAACAGCTTGATCTGCATTCAAAAGGCGGATTGGTCAACTCCATTCGCTTGGAAGACCCCGCCGAAAAGCGCCAACTCCCTTTATTCGTGTTGAAATCTAAAAAACCCATCGGACCTGACTGGCTGAACAGGCCGATTATGCAGAAAAATGAATCCCAACGCGACGATTTAGAAAGGATGTATAAAGCATTCTTAGAAACTGCCCAACCCGATCAAACCTCCACAGCATTTGAGCTAACAGCCGTGGATGATGCGCAACCCGGCCCCCCGCAATCGCTCATAACAAGCCCTAAAGCCATCGCCCCAACGCAGATGTTGCACCCGGTTTTTAATCCTTTAAACACGGGAAAAACGCCCAGATTTGAATGTCCAAAACCAGAGGCGATCGATTTTCAAAACTGGTCAAATGGCAAGGTGTTTCACCTAGAGCTAGCAGCGCTGCGCAGCGCGCTTACGGGCGAATTTGACCGCTTAAACGAGGTAAAAATACAAGAGCTGATCCGCTTTTATCTTGCTGAGGCGCTGGCCCCCGAAGCCCGTCTGATAATTCAAGCCTTGGCCCAAAACAGCGAGACCATTGATCTTTACTTTGAAATCTCACAAATTTTAGACGCAACACACCACCAACAAACAAAGTTTTTCCAAAAATTTCAAACATGTTCAGGGGATATCGCGCTATGGGCCTATCTGGCTGAACCAATCGCTACCGCTGCTCAAACCACGCCAAATTGGGATCATTCCGCGATTGCCTTCACATTTTCAGGCCTTCCCAAAGCCATGAAAAAAGCTGTGGCTGCGCGGCTGTCTGATCGCTTTCTAGCCGATAAGAAGCCCAAACAAGCCGCGTTAATCGGGCGCATTTTAGACACCTTATACAGTCCTGACAGCCCAAAACAGACCGCTTTAAAAGCAAAGCTTGATCTTTATTCCGGCGCAAAGGCGCACGCTTTAGAGCGATTGGAAAAATCGCTGGTTCAAAACCAAACGCTTGCGCCAGAAGCTCTGATCAGTTTGGTTGATCTTTTGATCGAATTTGACAAAAAGCCCCCCGCAGGGTTGTTAGATATCAGCCAGGGTTTGTGGCGCAAACATCGAAGCGACTCGATTGGCAAATCACTCGAATTGACTCTCATAAAAGCCCGTATTCTGAGCGGAAAATTCAAAACGGCTTTGCTGCGCTGCCGGCCGGCCTATCACGGCCCGGAATTTTGCCATATTTATTATCAAATAATGATTGAAAAATCACCCGACGTGGTTTTTTTGAAACTCGCCTTTACCTTCCCTGAAAATGCACCAAAATCCGCTTTTTTAGCGGCGGCTAACCGCCTGCTAGATCTAGGGTTTTACGATCACGCCACCCGATTATCCTATTTCGGTCGTTCGACCCAAAATACGGCGGAGGAACGCCTGTTACAGGCGCGCATTGGCCTGCTGAAAGGCGAGGAGACTCGCGTTTTGGACATGCTCTCTCAGGTGGAAACACCCAAGGCCATGGCCATAAAGGCGCAAGCCCTTACGGCACTAAAGCAACCTGAAGCCGCAAGAGCCATCTTTATGCGATTAAACGATAAAGACAGCGCGTTTAAAGCGGCTTTATCGGGGCTTAACGCAGGTACGCTGAACGCGCTGGGCTATCCGAGCCTGGCGAAATTGGTGCAGCAGCCAGACCACCGCGACATTCACCGTGAAGCGACAGGCCTTGCCAAAAACAGGGAATCCCTAAAGAGCAGCAAAAACCTAAGGGCTATTATAATGCAAACGCTCGCGGTTCCAAAAACGCAGGGCGAAAAACAACGACCATAACGAAAAAGAAACCACTGCCAGACTAGAGTATAGCCGTTTTAGAAACCGAGGTTTTGATGGATATAGTGAAACATGTGCACACGATTTGGCTGGCCATCAGTTTCTTTCTGATACCCATGTTTTCCGCGCACGCCTTGCCGCGAAATCCGGTGGAACAATGCGATCACGCGGCCGTGCTTGCAAGCCAAGACACTGCTGTTCCGCTGGCCATTCTTTGGGCACTAACGCGCACTGAAACCGGCCATTTCCAAAATAAAACGCTGGTGCCTTGGCCATGGACAGTAAATGCAGCGGGCACGGGGCACTGGCTTAAAACAAAGCAACAGGCGTTAAAAACGGCCAAAGCAGCCATTCATAAGAATGCAAAATCAACCGATATCGGGTGTTTTCAACTGAATTACCACTGGCATGGCAAGCAATTTGGATCGCTTGCAAATATGTTGGACCCAATGAAAAATGCCGCTTACGCCGCTAAGTTTCTGGGCCAGCTGTATCAAGAAACCGACAATTGGATATCGGCAGCCGGCCGGTTTCATTCGCGCACTGAAAAATACGCCCGCCCTTATCGACAGCGCTTCCAGCGAATTTTAAGCGGGTTTGAGCCGGCCTCCCAAAGCGTCAGACGCCCATTTTTAGCCATCAAACCAAGCGGTTCCGACGGTCACCAAAACCAGTTTCCTTTGCTCAAAGCGGGCCTTAAAAACACGGCGCATGGATCTTTAATGCCTTTGGCAGAGGGATCACAAAGCGCGCTTTTCGACCGGTCTCCCTCGCGGTGATAGGATCATCAATACAGCTGAACTTAAAACGTATCAACGCCAAGCTTTACCTGGCAATGGGGCTGATGGGGGTGATCCTGATGATGATTATTCCCTTGCCCGCCTGGATTTTAGATTTCGGGTTGGCGCTGTCTTTCGGGCTGGCTATTTTGATTTTTACGCTGACGCTCTTTATCGATCGACCATTAGAGTTTTCCGCGCTTCCCACCCTGTTGCTGGCCGCCCTAATGCTGCGCTTGGCGTTAAATATTTCTTCTACGAAATTGATCATTGGACAGGGGCATACGGGCACAGCAGCGGCCGGATTGGTCATTGAAAGTTTTGCCAATTTTGTGATGGGTGGCAGCCTGTTTTTAGGGTTGGTGGTGTTTGGCATTTTGATGATTGTTAACTTCACAGTGATCACAAAAGGCGCCGGTCGAATGGCCGAGGTTGGGGCGCGGTTCGCGCTTGACGCCATGCCCGGGCGCCAAATGGCCATTGATAGCGATCTCGCATCAGGAGCACTAAGCCATGACGAAGCCCGCCTAAAACGCGAAACCGAGCATCAGGAAACGAATTTTTACGGATCGCTCGACGGCGCCTCAAAATTTGTGAAAGGCGATGCGATCGCGGGATTGCTGATCACATTACTCAACCTAGTTATGGGCCTAATGATTGGTCTGTTTAAGCATCACATGCCGGTCGCGGATGCATTCGCAACATATAGTATTTTAACCGTGGGTGACGGGCTGGTCAGCCAGATCCCGGCGGTGATTATGTCCTTGGCAACGGCGCTTTTATTGGCCCGCGGAACAAGCAAAACAGCCGCTGAAAAAGAAATTTTCGGCCAATTATCAAACCACCCAGACGCGCTGGCAGCGGTATCTGCCTTGATGGTCCTGTTCGCTTTCCTGCCAGGTCTGCCGATCCTGCCGTTTTTATTTGGAGCCTTCGGTCTGGGGTTAGCCGCGGTTTTCAGCCATAAAAATCGCAAAAATCTTTTGCCGCAGCCAACCGAATCTAGCCCACAAAACTCAACACAGAACCCTATGGGCGATTTGCTGCAACTGGAGGATTTACATCTTGCCTTTGCAAGCGATTTGATCCCGATGATTCTGGATCAATCGCATGGTTTAGACAAGAGAATAGCCAATATGCGGCGCTATATTGCCGGAGAATATGGTGTGATTTTACCAAAAGTCCGATTGACCGATGAACCCGCCCTGAGCGATGGCGCTTACAGCATTCGGGTGCAGGGTGTGGAAC
The sequence above is drawn from the Rhodobacteraceae bacterium IMCC1335 genome and encodes:
- the fliP gene encoding flagellar type III secretion system pore protein FliP (The bacterial flagellar biogenesis protein FliP forms a type III secretion system (T3SS)-type pore required for flagellar assembly.), translating into MTHAQTSGFELPLAGSLRLQTVQIILLITVISIAPGILIMVTCFPFILTVLSILRQAIGVQQAPPNMLLISLALFLTYYIMEPVFQASWVLGVEPMIAEEISVSEGFRKALEPLSAFMMARVDGETLQAMQALRAQTQVAPQSPPALSVLVPSFMLSEIARAFQIGFLLFLPFLIIDLVVSAILMSMGMMMVPPALVALPFKLAFFVVSDGWQLIAFSLVRGYV
- the fliF gene encoding flagellar M-ring protein FliF; translation: MDGFKEGFLGLLHERRVVFGIGLGVAVLALLAAILTGLKATPKFEMLYSGLEARATGEVIAALEEQGADYYLKGNTLFVASGTRDLLRVRLAAQGLPKPNAQGYELLDDLSGFSTSYQMFDAAYWRAKEGELARTIAANPMIKQARVHLSRPAGRGVSRQSRPKASVALSSAGHGLSAAHVQALKYLIASAVEGLALSDVAVIDDRLGILHAPAPNAAATHAETRAQQLKAKAERLLEAQFGLGNAVVEVSIETLHSREKLVERIYDPDGRVEVSRQTQETVQSDQDTGSHRVGAASNLPDFAANSGNGVTRENNENTETVNYQTSEINREVLISPDMIKHLSVAVLLNTRALEAPAGGTELVQDVEDLVASAIGLRADRGDLITVKAMDFSDPRAGAYAPNQASVSGAAPASQASYKLLATGMVLAVMLYFIFRPLLKASRPRMASQPPRLAVETSASALMPTPAEETPEPGFLDRPPTEEPARPDPPLSGQDALSQLSQGMGARKEDILEVLHSWLQGEKRAL
- a CDS encoding flagellar basal body protein FliL; translation: MPGPSADPSNAHRSRLRITAILSLLLALSFGIAAFFLTQGTFQIRSVSMGILGALHTSGNSSESAFIELDPFKVSIGDASTDRHLLFAAQLDVPRDKMRQVIHLKPRITDVLNTYLRALDLDDVRHPAALTKLRGQILRRVQLIVGDDNINDLLIMNFLIK
- the motA gene encoding flagellar motor stator protein MotA; the protein is MHGIFGVFFIFLMVFGGFLIAGGTLDIILISLPVEMMIICGAAFGAFLISNDRAIIIQTFKDSTKIFRGAKWTDQDYQDLLCLLFEIIRMSRQNPIEIDDHIDAPYDSKIFTRYPKILADAEATNLICDTLRSATMNYDNPHQVEELLDNRMQTHLQQALQSSRALQQVAEGLPALGIVAAVLGVIKTMGSIDQPPEILGRMIGSALVGTFLGVFLSYGLVGPFATKLKALMQQEAHFYQLIRQVLITNLHNHSTTICIEVGRQNTPQIYRPSFAVLENALKELKVSLA
- a CDS encoding transglycosylase SLT domain-containing protein; protein product: MDIVKHVHTIWLAISFFLIPMFSAHALPRNPVEQCDHAAVLASQDTAVPLAILWALTRTETGHFQNKTLVPWPWTVNAAGTGHWLKTKQQALKTAKAAIHKNAKSTDIGCFQLNYHWHGKQFGSLANMLDPMKNAAYAAKFLGQLYQETDNWISAAGRFHSRTEKYARPYRQRFQRILSGFEPASQSVRRPFLAIKPSGSDGHQNQFPLLKAGLKNTAHGSLMPLAEGSQSALFDRSPSR
- the flhA gene encoding flagellar type III secretion system protein FlhA gives rise to the protein MQLNLKRINAKLYLAMGLMGVILMMIIPLPAWILDFGLALSFGLAILIFTLTLFIDRPLEFSALPTLLLAALMLRLALNISSTKLIIGQGHTGTAAAGLVIESFANFVMGGSLFLGLVVFGILMIVNFTVITKGAGRMAEVGARFALDAMPGRQMAIDSDLASGALSHDEARLKRETEHQETNFYGSLDGASKFVKGDAIAGLLITLLNLVMGLMIGLFKHHMPVADAFATYSILTVGDGLVSQIPAVIMSLATALLLARGTSKTAAEKEIFGQLSNHPDALAAVSALMVLFAFLPGLPILPFLFGAFGLGLAAVFSHKNRKNLLPQPTESSPQNSTQNPMGDLLQLEDLHLAFASDLIPMILDQSHGLDKRIANMRRYIAGEYGVILPKVRLTDEPALSDGAYSIRVQGVEQAKGVLKPDRMMALLPADDQADSISGEELAEPVYGAPAKWVDPEDQEALAIQGITIVSGSEVLATHLLEILKQNFSRLLTLPALYDLLETLKSLNDPEKAQANRTLIDNLIPSKVSMTRLLETLRGLLNEGVSIRNLPLIIESLAQADACDTLMAIAHVRKCLGFQITAKLAQADPQLPMLQLDPAWEAKFQTYQTNTTSGTADVALPADLFQRLSSQLAKGLSDAANQGYQATILTSSQRRHFIKNIIQARGLNSPVISFDELGHRAKPKFIGSIAYE